The proteins below come from a single Polymorphobacter fuscus genomic window:
- a CDS encoding cytochrome P450 produces the protein MATAFADPVIPFPGFDRASDDNILVNPEAMADESVHAVYNRLRDEDPVHWCAPTGYRPFWAVTRHADITTVSKANNRFINSKRTYLAPADAEKWTLDTIGDTHLFRSLVDLDDPLHMKLRRLTHDWFLPANLRKLEPMISAVAKDHVDRMAALGGECDFVNEVALFYPLRVIMRILGVPESDEPMMLRMTQEMFGAQDPDVVARSKLITTGIGALSGSSGNPQVDLFQLAQEYFAYFGAITADRRANPRDDLSTIIANGTVDGEPIGEKEAMSYYVITATAGHDTTSSTAAGGFEQLVRNPDQLARLQADLSLLPSAVEEMIRWVTPVKHFMRTATEDCELGGRKILAGDGLCLFYWSGNRDARVFADPFAFKVDRSPNPQTAFGNGVHMCLGLHLARLEIRLLLAELLPRIKTVELAGEPKNSIANFVSGRKTLPIRYTFR, from the coding sequence ATGGCCACTGCCTTTGCCGACCCCGTCATACCCTTCCCCGGTTTCGACCGGGCCAGCGACGACAATATCCTCGTCAACCCCGAAGCGATGGCGGACGAAAGCGTCCACGCCGTCTACAACCGGCTGCGCGACGAGGACCCGGTGCACTGGTGCGCCCCCACCGGCTACCGCCCGTTCTGGGCCGTCACCCGCCATGCCGACATCACCACGGTCAGCAAGGCCAACAACCGCTTCATCAACTCCAAACGCACCTATCTCGCCCCGGCGGACGCCGAAAAATGGACGCTCGACACCATCGGCGACACGCATCTGTTCCGCAGCCTCGTCGATCTCGACGATCCGCTCCACATGAAGCTGCGCCGCCTGACGCATGACTGGTTCCTGCCTGCCAATCTGCGCAAGCTGGAACCGATGATCAGCGCCGTGGCGAAGGACCATGTCGATCGCATGGCGGCGCTGGGCGGTGAATGCGACTTCGTCAACGAGGTGGCGCTGTTCTACCCGCTGCGGGTGATCATGCGCATCCTCGGCGTGCCCGAATCCGATGAACCGATGATGCTGCGGATGACGCAGGAGATGTTCGGCGCGCAGGACCCCGATGTCGTCGCTCGGTCGAAACTCATCACCACCGGCATCGGCGCCCTGTCGGGCAGCAGCGGCAACCCCCAGGTCGACCTGTTCCAGCTGGCGCAGGAGTATTTCGCCTATTTCGGCGCCATCACCGCCGATCGCCGCGCCAACCCGCGCGACGACCTTTCGACGATCATCGCCAATGGCACCGTCGACGGCGAGCCGATCGGCGAGAAGGAGGCGATGAGCTATTATGTCATCACCGCCACCGCCGGGCACGACACCACCAGCTCCACCGCCGCGGGCGGCTTCGAGCAGCTGGTGCGCAATCCGGACCAGCTCGCCAGGCTGCAGGCCGACCTGTCGCTGCTGCCGTCGGCGGTCGAGGAGATGATCCGCTGGGTGACGCCGGTGAAGCATTTCATGCGCACCGCGACCGAAGATTGCGAACTGGGCGGCCGCAAGATCCTCGCCGGCGACGGGCTGTGCCTGTTCTACTGGTCGGGCAACCGCGACGCGCGTGTCTTTGCCGACCCCTTTGCGTTCAAGGTCGATCGCAGCCCCAATCCGCAGACCGCGTTCGGCAACGGCGTTCACATGTGCCTGGGGCTGCATCTGGCACGGCTGGAAATCCGGTTGCTGCTTGCCGAATTGCTGCCGCGCATCAAGACGGTCGAACTCGCCGGCGAGCCGAAGAACTCGATCGCCAATTTCGTGTCGGGTCGCAAGACGCTGCCGATCCGGTACACATTTCGTTGA
- a CDS encoding acyl-CoA thioesterase encodes MKADPRRHDLAAYPWSVVMETRFADMDVNRHLNNVAITRFFEEARIRFNWHLISPGKADARPRYLVAHVAVDYLGEGAYPAPVTMTYAVGGIGRSSFRCLMGMFQNGACIALCDSVLVHRGPDGPAPLPEELRIRLEAFPLAG; translated from the coding sequence ATGAAGGCCGACCCGCGCCGCCACGACCTTGCCGCCTATCCCTGGTCGGTGGTGATGGAAACCCGCTTTGCCGACATGGACGTCAACCGCCACCTCAACAATGTCGCCATCACGCGCTTTTTCGAAGAGGCGCGGATCCGCTTCAACTGGCATCTGATCAGCCCCGGCAAGGCCGATGCCCGCCCGCGCTATCTCGTGGCGCATGTCGCGGTCGATTACCTCGGCGAAGGCGCTTATCCGGCGCCGGTCACCATGACCTATGCCGTCGGCGGCATCGGTCGCAGCAGCTTTCGCTGCCTGATGGGCATGTTCCAGAACGGCGCCTGCATCGCGCTGTGCGATTCGGTGCTGGTCCACCGCGGCCCCGATGGCCCGGCCCCGCTGCCGGAGGAATTGCGCATCCGGCTTGAGGCTTTTCCGCTGGCGGGGTAA
- a CDS encoding integration host factor subunit beta → MIRSELVTKVAERNPHLTLRDVEAIVAVIFDQITAALSEGRRVELRGFGAFSIRDRDARTGRNPRTGTAVKVDAKRVPYFKPGKELRERLNTA, encoded by the coding sequence ATGATCAGGTCTGAGCTGGTGACAAAAGTCGCGGAGCGCAATCCGCATCTGACCTTGCGCGACGTCGAAGCGATAGTCGCCGTCATCTTCGACCAGATCACCGCGGCACTCAGCGAAGGCCGCCGCGTCGAATTGCGCGGCTTCGGCGCCTTTTCGATTCGCGACCGTGATGCCCGCACCGGCCGCAACCCGCGCACCGGCACTGCGGTCAAGGTGGACGCCAAGCGCGTGCCCTATTTCAAGCCCGGCAAGGAATTGCGCGAGCGCCTCAACACCGCCTAA
- a CDS encoding DUF2171 domain-containing protein, whose amino-acid sequence MHDKIREHMNVIGADGVHIGTVDGVEGGRIKLTKKDSGGAGFGGGHENHHHYISLGLVAGVEGDRVRLSANGDVAVLFEEEEVGETIDDGSTSVDDGSRG is encoded by the coding sequence ATGCACGACAAAATTCGCGAACATATGAACGTCATCGGCGCCGATGGCGTCCACATCGGCACCGTCGATGGCGTCGAGGGCGGCCGCATCAAGCTGACCAAGAAGGACAGCGGCGGCGCCGGCTTCGGCGGTGGCCACGAAAACCACCATCACTATATTTCGCTTGGCCTCGTTGCCGGCGTCGAGGGTGATCGGGTCCGCCTGTCGGCCAATGGTGACGTCGCCGTGCTGTTCGAGGAAGAAGAGGTCGGCGAGACGATCGACGACGGCAGCACCAGCGTGGATGACGGGTCACGCGGCTGA
- a CDS encoding DEAD/DEAH box helicase, which yields MTYFTDFGLAEPLARALADKGYTEPTPIQVQAIPPALEGHDLCGIAQTGTGKTAAFALPILHRLAANPKHRLKYATRVLVLAPTRELVSQIAQSFTDYGKYLKLTVTTVFGGVPIPRQERAMSSGVDVVVATPGRLLDLVERGSLDLKLVEILVLDEADQMLDLGFIHDLRRIVGLLPRKRQTLFFSATMPKAIEDLAAKYLTNPVKVAVKPAATTAERVEQAVIHVNQAEKPALLQLVLKDKSIDRALVFSRTKHGADRIVRQLGNAGIVAEAIHGNKSQPQRERALAAFKAGTCNVLVATDIAARGIDVTGVSHVINYELPNVPESYVHRIGRTARAGANGQAIAFCAEDERPFLRDIEKLIRQKITVLALPADFRAAVLAAQKVERAAPPAPREEERRDHARRPSGGGRPGRDPRAQVTPHRGQGGGRGDGGRQGQGRAGSGGGYRGGR from the coding sequence ATGACCTATTTTACCGACTTCGGCCTTGCCGAACCGCTCGCCCGTGCGCTTGCCGACAAGGGCTATACCGAACCGACCCCCATTCAGGTGCAGGCGATTCCGCCGGCGCTCGAAGGCCATGACCTGTGCGGCATCGCGCAGACCGGCACCGGCAAGACCGCGGCGTTCGCGCTGCCGATCCTGCATCGCCTCGCCGCCAACCCAAAGCATCGCCTGAAATATGCCACCCGCGTGCTGGTGCTGGCGCCGACGCGCGAACTGGTCTCGCAGATCGCCCAGTCGTTCACCGACTATGGCAAATATCTGAAACTGACCGTCACCACCGTGTTCGGCGGCGTGCCGATCCCGCGGCAGGAACGTGCGATGAGCAGCGGCGTCGATGTTGTTGTCGCGACGCCGGGCCGGCTGCTCGACCTTGTCGAGCGCGGCAGCCTCGACCTCAAGCTGGTCGAGATCCTGGTGCTCGACGAAGCCGACCAGATGCTCGACCTGGGCTTCATCCATGATCTGCGCCGCATCGTCGGCCTGCTGCCGCGCAAGCGCCAGACGCTGTTCTTCTCGGCAACCATGCCCAAGGCGATCGAGGACCTGGCTGCCAAATATCTGACCAACCCGGTCAAGGTCGCGGTCAAGCCGGCCGCGACGACGGCGGAGCGGGTCGAACAGGCCGTCATCCACGTCAACCAGGCCGAAAAGCCGGCGCTCCTTCAGCTGGTGCTCAAGGACAAGTCGATCGACCGCGCGCTGGTGTTCAGCCGCACCAAGCACGGTGCCGACCGCATCGTCCGCCAGCTCGGCAATGCCGGGATCGTCGCCGAGGCGATTCACGGCAACAAGAGCCAGCCGCAGCGTGAGCGGGCACTGGCGGCGTTCAAGGCCGGCACCTGCAACGTGCTGGTGGCGACCGACATCGCGGCGCGCGGCATCGACGTGACGGGCGTCAGCCATGTCATCAACTATGAATTGCCGAACGTGCCGGAATCCTATGTCCACCGGATCGGCCGGACGGCGCGCGCCGGCGCCAATGGCCAGGCGATTGCGTTCTGCGCCGAGGACGAACGGCCGTTCCTGCGCGATATCGAAAAGCTGATCCGCCAGAAGATCACCGTTCTGGCGCTGCCGGCCGACTTCCGTGCTGCCGTGCTGGCAGCGCAGAAGGTCGAACGCGCCGCACCGCCGGCGCCGCGCGAAGAGGAACGCCGCGACCATGCGCGCCGCCCTTCGGGTGGCGGTCGTCCGGGGCGCGACCCGCGGGCCCAGGTGACGCCGCATCGTGGCCAGGGCGGTGGCCGCGGCGACGGCGGTCGCCAGGGCCAGGGCCGTGCCGGATCGGGCGGCGGGTATCGCGGCGGGCGCTGA
- a CDS encoding enoyl-CoA hydratase: MSEDTVTIAITDAVAVVTMNRPGAMNALSGDLRRQLAAAMRALETDNTVRVVILTGAGDRAFTAGLDLKELGTEGLAAANADGADDNPVKAIELLTKPCIGAINGVAITGGFEVALACDVLIASDRARFADTHARVGIMPGWGLSQKLSRLIGPYRARELSLTGNFLDAETALAWGLVNRVVAPHELLPVARRLAADMATIDPAFSAAYKKLIGDGYATTFEAGMALETERSIAANAQVSAAAVETARAAVQARGRAQ; encoded by the coding sequence ATGTCCGAAGACACCGTCACCATCGCCATCACCGACGCCGTCGCCGTCGTCACGATGAACCGGCCCGGCGCCATGAACGCCCTGTCGGGCGACCTGCGCCGCCAACTCGCCGCCGCGATGCGCGCGCTGGAGACCGACAATACTGTCCGCGTCGTCATCCTCACCGGCGCCGGCGACCGCGCCTTCACGGCCGGGCTGGACCTGAAGGAGCTTGGCACCGAAGGCCTTGCCGCCGCCAATGCCGACGGCGCCGACGACAATCCGGTCAAGGCCATCGAATTGCTGACCAAACCCTGTATCGGTGCCATCAACGGCGTCGCCATCACCGGCGGTTTCGAAGTGGCGCTGGCTTGCGACGTGCTGATCGCCAGCGACCGCGCGCGCTTCGCCGACACCCATGCCCGCGTCGGCATCATGCCCGGCTGGGGCCTGTCGCAAAAACTGTCGCGCCTGATCGGCCCTTATCGCGCCCGCGAACTGTCGCTGACCGGCAATTTCCTTGACGCCGAAACGGCCCTCGCCTGGGGCCTGGTCAACCGTGTCGTCGCCCCGCACGAACTTCTGCCCGTGGCCAGGCGCCTCGCCGCCGACATGGCGACGATCGATCCGGCGTTCAGCGCCGCCTACAAGAAGCTTATCGGCGATGGCTATGCCACGACGTTCGAAGCCGGCATGGCGCTGGAGACGGAACGCTCAATTGCTGCCAATGCGCAGGTCTCCGCCGCTGCCGTCGAAACCGCCCGCGCCGCCGTCCAGGCGCGCGGCCGCGCGCAATAG
- a CDS encoding type II secretion system protein N, with translation MRRRGWIVIVLALAIVAAVTLFPLRLVLGSSGIVADDVSGSVWRGRIANARWHGIDLGDLDTRARLWPPAMDFAGPVLRGRLTPTGVADLSGTIEDIEGLPLAQIAVDNVTVLLDRAGCTSARGEVAVYAQPLPQLGAFSGPLRCETGVLRAALTPEQGDAHLDLSLTADRRYRAVLTVDSLPAMARMLLIAAGFEATSTGVALSREGQI, from the coding sequence ATGCGGCGCCGGGGCTGGATCGTCATCGTTCTGGCGCTCGCCATCGTTGCCGCCGTCACGCTGTTCCCGCTGCGGCTGGTGCTCGGCAGCAGCGGCATCGTTGCCGACGATGTGTCCGGCTCGGTCTGGCGCGGCCGTATCGCCAACGCCCGCTGGCACGGCATCGACCTCGGCGATCTCGACACCCGGGCACGCCTGTGGCCGCCGGCGATGGACTTTGCCGGCCCGGTGCTGCGCGGCCGGTTGACCCCGACCGGCGTCGCCGATCTGAGCGGCACGATCGAGGACATCGAGGGCCTGCCGCTAGCGCAGATCGCTGTCGACAATGTCACCGTGCTGCTCGACCGCGCCGGCTGCACCAGCGCCCGCGGCGAGGTCGCGGTCTACGCCCAGCCGCTGCCGCAACTGGGCGCCTTTTCAGGGCCGTTGCGGTGCGAAACCGGCGTGCTGCGCGCCGCACTCACGCCGGAACAGGGCGACGCCCATCTCGACCTGTCGCTGACCGCCGACCGGCGATACCGCGCTGTTCTGACTGTCGACAGCCTGCCGGCCATGGCGCGCATGCTGCTGATCGCAGCGGGGTTCGAAGCGACCAGCACCGGCGTGGCGCTGTCGCGCGAGGGCCAGATCTAG
- a CDS encoding Tim44/TimA family putative adaptor protein, whose translation MSDGSSWIEIVLLAMLAAFIGLRLVSVLGKRTGHERAVGDAFRPGAPEITAPSQRPAAKLRGVVAVPTGTDGTLAPKLQAIVDADPEFNPERFVAGARSAYGMILSAFWASDSRALEGLVSDEIADNFGAAIGERDGARLANSLDSIESAAIVNAEMIGQMAEVTVRFNARVTIAGTPTNTVDVWTFSRHIGSRDPAWLLIATDDDTPGDGNLDA comes from the coding sequence ATGTCTGACGGGAGTTCGTGGATCGAGATCGTGTTGCTGGCCATGCTGGCGGCTTTCATCGGTCTGCGCCTGGTCAGCGTGCTCGGCAAACGGACCGGCCATGAACGGGCCGTCGGCGATGCCTTCCGCCCCGGCGCGCCCGAAATCACCGCCCCCAGCCAGCGTCCCGCCGCCAAGCTGCGCGGCGTTGTCGCCGTGCCGACCGGCACGGATGGCACGCTGGCGCCCAAGTTGCAGGCGATCGTCGACGCCGACCCCGAATTCAACCCGGAACGCTTCGTTGCCGGGGCGCGGTCGGCCTATGGCATGATCCTTTCGGCATTCTGGGCGAGCGACTCGCGTGCCCTCGAAGGTCTGGTCTCGGACGAGATTGCCGACAATTTCGGCGCTGCGATCGGGGAACGCGACGGCGCCCGCCTCGCCAACAGCCTCGACTCGATCGAAAGTGCCGCAATCGTCAATGCCGAGATGATCGGGCAAATGGCCGAAGTCACGGTGCGCTTCAACGCGCGTGTCACCATCGCCGGCACGCCGACCAACACGGTCGATGTCTGGACGTTCAGCCGCCACATCGGCAGCCGCGACCCGGCCTGGCTGCTCATCGCCACCGACGACGATACGCCGGGCGACGGCAACCTCGACGCCTGA
- a CDS encoding murein transglycosylase A, with protein sequence MIGRVHLGLCCLALAACTTTQPAGAPPSAAPANPPAPAPLHARDLPIAPGTTTPPGTDAALAAFRRSCPSLRKREDRSGLTIAGDWTAPCAAAAAATDAGEFFAANFTPVTIAAGNGFATGYFEPEIAGSRTAAPGFAAPFYRRPPNLVEADLGAFAPDLKGRKLRGRLAGTALVPYPARAEIMAGALAGKGLELAFAADPYEAFFLEIQGSGRLRLPDGSIMRIGYDSQNGRGYVAIGKVLLDQGELPKGGVSMESILAWLRANPAKAPAILAANPSVVFFREITGDGPIGAMGVAVTPRISVAADPAFIPLGAPLAVATTLPGNRPLNAVMIAQDTGGAIKGANRIDLFMGAGPEARADASAQAAAAQVTVLLPRAAAARLLAR encoded by the coding sequence GTGATCGGACGCGTCCATCTCGGACTCTGTTGCCTGGCGCTCGCCGCCTGCACCACCACCCAGCCCGCCGGAGCGCCGCCATCGGCTGCCCCCGCCAATCCGCCGGCCCCGGCGCCATTGCACGCGCGTGACCTTCCCATCGCCCCCGGCACGACCACCCCACCCGGCACCGACGCTGCGCTCGCCGCGTTTCGCCGCTCCTGCCCGTCGCTGCGCAAGCGCGAGGATCGCAGCGGCCTGACCATTGCCGGCGACTGGACGGCGCCCTGCGCTGCCGCCGCCGCGGCCACCGATGCCGGCGAATTCTTCGCCGCCAATTTCACCCCGGTCACCATCGCTGCCGGCAACGGATTTGCGACCGGCTATTTCGAACCCGAAATCGCCGGCAGCCGCACGGCGGCACCGGGGTTTGCTGCCCCCTTCTACCGCCGCCCGCCCAACCTGGTCGAAGCCGACCTCGGTGCCTTTGCGCCCGACCTCAAGGGGCGAAAGCTGCGCGGCCGCCTCGCCGGCACGGCGCTCGTTCCCTATCCCGCGCGCGCCGAGATCATGGCCGGTGCGCTCGCCGGCAAGGGTCTCGAACTCGCCTTCGCCGCCGACCCCTATGAGGCGTTCTTTCTCGAAATCCAGGGATCGGGCCGCTTGCGCCTTCCCGATGGCAGCATCATGCGCATCGGTTACGACAGCCAGAACGGTCGCGGCTATGTCGCCATCGGCAAGGTGCTGCTCGACCAGGGCGAACTGCCCAAGGGCGGCGTCAGCATGGAATCGATCCTGGCGTGGCTGCGCGCCAACCCGGCCAAGGCGCCGGCCATTCTTGCCGCCAACCCCAGCGTCGTCTTCTTCCGCGAAATCACGGGCGACGGCCCGATCGGCGCCATGGGCGTCGCCGTCACCCCGCGCATTTCGGTGGCGGCGGACCCGGCCTTCATCCCGCTCGGCGCGCCGCTTGCGGTTGCCACCACCCTTCCGGGCAACCGCCCGCTCAACGCGGTGATGATCGCGCAGGACACCGGCGGCGCCATCAAGGGTGCGAACCGCATCGACCTGTTCATGGGTGCGGGGCCGGAGGCTCGCGCCGACGCCAGCGCCCAGGCGGCAGCGGCGCAGGTCACCGTGTTGCTGCCCCGCGCCGCCGCCGCCCGGCTGCTGGCACGCTGA
- a CDS encoding Smr/MutS family protein produces MSRRLTANEIALWKRVAATVRPLPGSAVARAAPAAAPQSPLPPPPRPLPKPRAAPVPPPPPPARRPPPPVTSATLDGSWDQRLRRGQVIPDRVIDLHGYTLADAHGVLAMALDDAVADGARVLLVITGKGRGDRPSRIKAELADWLGGGAFRSRIAALRPAHPRHGGGGAHYLILRRTPPSHLG; encoded by the coding sequence ATGTCGCGCCGGCTGACGGCCAACGAAATCGCACTGTGGAAACGGGTCGCCGCCACCGTGCGCCCGCTGCCCGGCAGCGCCGTCGCCCGCGCGGCCCCTGCTGCTGCCCCGCAAAGCCCCCTCCCGCCCCCACCAAGGCCCCTGCCCAAGCCCCGTGCCGCCCCCGTGCCGCCCCCGCCACCGCCGGCCAGGCGCCCGCCGCCGCCCGTCACCAGCGCCACGCTCGACGGCAGCTGGGACCAGCGCCTGCGCCGCGGCCAGGTCATCCCCGACCGCGTCATCGATCTGCACGGCTATACCCTCGCCGATGCCCATGGCGTTCTGGCGATGGCGCTCGACGACGCCGTCGCCGATGGCGCGCGGGTATTGCTGGTCATTACCGGCAAGGGCCGCGGCGACCGCCCGTCCCGGATCAAGGCCGAACTTGCCGACTGGCTCGGCGGCGGTGCCTTTCGCAGCCGCATCGCCGCGCTGCGCCCCGCTCATCCGCGCCACGGCGGCGGCGGCGCCCACTATCTTATCTTGCGGCGGACACCGCCGTCGCACCTGGGGTAG
- a CDS encoding peptidylprolyl isomerase, whose amino-acid sequence MTTLPSTLTFTLDSGGDVVINLRPDLAPGHVERIAALANEGFYDGVVFHRVIPGFMAQGGDPTGTGMGGSKQPDLKAEFSREKHVRGTCSMARSSNPNSANSQFFICFQDSAFLDGQYTVWGEVTSGMEFVDALPKGEPPRTPGKIVKAVAA is encoded by the coding sequence ATGACCACACTTCCCTCGACGCTGACCTTCACCCTCGATTCGGGTGGCGATGTCGTGATCAACCTGCGCCCCGACCTCGCCCCCGGCCATGTCGAGCGCATCGCGGCGCTCGCCAACGAAGGTTTCTATGACGGCGTCGTGTTCCACCGCGTCATCCCCGGCTTCATGGCGCAGGGCGGCGACCCCACCGGCACCGGCATGGGCGGATCGAAGCAGCCCGACCTGAAGGCCGAATTCTCGCGCGAGAAGCATGTTCGCGGCACTTGCTCGATGGCGCGCTCGTCGAACCCGAACAGCGCCAACAGCCAGTTCTTCATCTGCTTCCAGGATTCGGCGTTTCTGGACGGCCAGTACACGGTCTGGGGCGAAGTCACCTCGGGCATGGAATTTGTCGACGCGCTGCCCAAGGGCGAGCCGCCGCGCACGCCGGGCAAGATCGTCAAGGCCGTCGCGGCCTGA
- the rpsA gene encoding 30S ribosomal protein S1, with amino-acid sequence MATAPQPTRDDFAAMLEASLGKNQSFEGRVVKGVVTGIENDLAVIDVGLKSEGRIPLREFAGLDGQHGLVIGSEVEVFVDRVENANGEAMLSRDRARREASWDALETQYAAGERVEGIIFGRVKGGFTVDLNGAVAFLPGSQVDIRPVRDVTPLMNLPQPFQILKMDRKRGNIVVSRRSILEESRAEQRSGLILSLAEGQIVDGTVKNITDYGAFVDLGGIDGLLHVTDMSYKRVNHPSEVLNIGDVLRVQIVRINRETQRISLGMKQLEADPWTTAAAKYAVGTKHKGRVTNITEYGAFVELEAGIEGLVHVSEMSWVKKNVHPGKIVATSQEVEVLVLEVDEDKRRISLGLKQAQRNPWEVFAEDHPVGTKVEGEVKNSTEFGLFIGLDGEVDGMVHMSDIAWGLTGEQALARHHKGERVQAVVLEVDVEKERISLGIKQLDESQGPRVIASTEGAAANDSLKKNDIITTTVVAARDGGIDVQVGDDGAVVFIKRGDLSRDRDEQKAERFQPGQKVDAMIIGFEKGRKPMLSIKAMQISEEKAAVAQYGTSDSGATLGNILGAAFNKAKEDADKS; translated from the coding sequence ATGGCAACTGCCCCCCAGCCGACGCGCGACGACTTCGCAGCAATGCTCGAAGCCAGCCTCGGCAAGAACCAGAGTTTTGAAGGCCGCGTCGTCAAGGGTGTCGTCACCGGCATCGAGAACGACCTTGCCGTCATCGACGTCGGCCTGAAGTCGGAAGGCCGCATTCCGCTGCGGGAATTCGCCGGCCTCGACGGCCAGCACGGCCTCGTCATTGGCTCCGAAGTCGAAGTGTTTGTCGACCGCGTCGAAAACGCCAATGGCGAAGCGATGCTGAGCCGTGATCGCGCCCGCCGCGAAGCGTCGTGGGATGCGCTCGAAACGCAGTACGCCGCTGGCGAGCGTGTCGAAGGCATCATCTTTGGCCGCGTCAAGGGCGGCTTCACCGTCGACCTCAACGGCGCCGTTGCCTTCCTGCCCGGTTCGCAGGTCGATATCCGCCCGGTGCGCGACGTCACCCCGCTGATGAACCTGCCGCAGCCCTTCCAGATCCTGAAGATGGACCGCAAGCGCGGCAACATCGTCGTCTCGCGCCGTTCGATCCTCGAAGAATCGCGTGCCGAACAGCGTTCGGGCCTTATCTTGTCGCTCGCCGAAGGCCAGATCGTCGACGGCACCGTCAAGAACATCACCGATTATGGTGCGTTCGTCGACCTCGGCGGCATCGACGGCCTGCTGCACGTGACGGACATGAGCTACAAGCGCGTCAACCACCCGTCCGAAGTGCTCAACATCGGCGACGTGCTGCGCGTCCAGATCGTCCGCATCAACCGCGAGACGCAGCGCATCAGCCTCGGCATGAAGCAGCTCGAAGCCGATCCGTGGACGACGGCGGCCGCTAAATACGCTGTCGGCACCAAGCACAAGGGCCGCGTCACCAACATCACCGAGTACGGCGCCTTTGTCGAACTCGAAGCCGGCATCGAAGGCCTGGTGCACGTGTCCGAAATGTCGTGGGTCAAGAAGAACGTCCACCCCGGCAAGATCGTCGCCACCAGCCAGGAAGTCGAAGTGCTGGTGCTCGAAGTCGATGAAGACAAGCGCCGCATCAGCCTTGGCCTCAAGCAGGCCCAGCGCAACCCGTGGGAAGTCTTCGCCGAAGACCATCCCGTCGGCACCAAGGTCGAAGGCGAAGTCAAGAACAGCACCGAATTCGGCCTGTTCATCGGCCTCGACGGCGAAGTCGACGGCATGGTCCACATGTCGGACATCGCCTGGGGCCTTACCGGCGAACAGGCACTGGCCCGTCACCACAAGGGTGAACGCGTCCAGGCCGTTGTGCTCGAAGTCGATGTCGAAAAGGAACGCATCAGCCTCGGCATCAAGCAGCTCGACGAAAGCCAGGGTCCGCGCGTTATCGCCAGCACCGAAGGCGCTGCGGCGAACGACAGCCTCAAGAAGAACGACATCATCACCACCACCGTCGTGGCGGCCCGTGATGGCGGCATCGATGTCCAGGTCGGCGACGATGGCGCCGTGGTCTTCATCAAGCGCGGCGACCTCAGCCGCGATCGCGACGAGCAGAAGGCCGAGCGTTTCCAGCCCGGCCAGAAGGTCGACGCGATGATCATCGGCTTCGAAAAGGGCCGCAAGCCGATGCTCAGCATCAAGGCGATGCAGATCAGCGAAGAAAAGGCCGCGGTTGCGCAATATGGTACGTCCGACTCGGGCGCCACGCTGGGCAACATCCTCGGCGCCGCCTTCAACAAGGCCAAGGAAGACGCCGACAAGTCCTGA